The following proteins are encoded in a genomic region of Synechococcus sp. CBW1002:
- a CDS encoding DUF721 domain-containing protein, whose translation MAPQTGKPAAAGEPPEPNQPDSRPSPDGPTIGESLSHKLSAAGRQQRPASSRRRARNPAAASRRIGSVSVLLPPPRPPAEALATCLEALQQHWRQEGQLAALWQVWPRLAGAQLAPHCQPLSFHGGLLTIGAAPGPWLQALQYNRHQLLGALRGAGFTVRDLRVQQHHAQPLPPAGTTIEAETWAQHPSRVDVHGLGVCPRCSSPAPLGEMGRWGHCSFCRRQALAEAAAAADLARTRAAAAASGLGQ comes from the coding sequence ATGGCCCCTCAGACCGGGAAGCCCGCCGCCGCAGGCGAGCCGCCAGAGCCCAACCAGCCCGACTCCCGGCCAAGCCCGGACGGCCCCACGATCGGCGAGAGTCTGTCCCACAAGCTCAGTGCGGCAGGGCGCCAACAGCGGCCGGCGAGCAGCCGTCGGCGTGCGCGCAACCCTGCCGCCGCCAGCCGCCGCATCGGCTCGGTTTCGGTGCTTCTGCCGCCGCCGCGCCCACCGGCAGAAGCCCTCGCCACCTGCCTGGAGGCTCTGCAGCAGCACTGGCGCCAGGAGGGCCAGCTCGCTGCCCTCTGGCAGGTGTGGCCGCGCCTGGCGGGTGCCCAGCTGGCCCCCCACTGCCAGCCGCTCAGCTTCCACGGGGGACTGCTCACGATCGGGGCGGCACCGGGGCCGTGGCTGCAGGCCCTGCAATACAACCGCCATCAACTGCTCGGTGCCCTGCGCGGCGCCGGCTTCACGGTGCGCGATCTGCGGGTGCAGCAACACCATGCCCAGCCGTTGCCACCGGCGGGCACCACGATCGAAGCCGAGACCTGGGCGCAGCACCCCAGCCGCGTCGATGTTCATGGCCTCGGCGTCTGTCCCCGTTGCAGCAGCCCAGCCCCCCTGGGGGAGATGGGGCGTTGGGGACACTGCAGCTTCTGCCGCCGTCAGGCCCTGGCAGAGGCCGCCGCCGCCGCTGATCTGGCGCGAACACGGGCTGCAGCTGCCGCGTCTGGACTCGGTCAGTAG
- a CDS encoding PspA/IM30 family protein, protein MGFFDRISRLLRANLNDLVSKAEDPAKILDQSVADMQDDLVKLRQAVATAIASQKRIQNQAEQSEAQSKIWYERAELALKKGEEDLAREALSRRKTYQDTATALNTQLQSQAGQVETLKKSLVALEGKIAEAKTKKDMLKARSQAAKAQEQLQSAVGNLGTNSAMAAFERMEEKVLEQESRSQAAAELAGADLESQFAALQGGNDVDDELAALRNRLEGGASAAGLPPAEGPMPQLEPVKVAEVDADLEELKRSIDKL, encoded by the coding sequence ATGGGCTTCTTTGATCGGATTAGCCGCCTGCTGCGGGCCAACCTCAATGACCTGGTCAGCAAGGCGGAGGATCCCGCCAAGATCCTGGATCAGTCGGTCGCCGACATGCAGGACGACCTGGTGAAGCTGCGCCAGGCCGTGGCCACCGCCATCGCCTCTCAGAAGCGCATCCAGAACCAGGCCGAGCAGTCCGAAGCCCAGTCCAAGATCTGGTACGAGCGCGCCGAGCTGGCCCTCAAGAAGGGGGAGGAGGATCTGGCCCGGGAGGCCCTGTCCCGTCGCAAGACCTACCAGGACACGGCCACGGCACTGAACACCCAGCTGCAGTCGCAGGCGGGGCAGGTGGAGACCCTCAAGAAGAGCCTGGTGGCGCTCGAGGGCAAGATCGCCGAAGCCAAGACCAAGAAAGACATGCTCAAGGCCCGCTCCCAGGCCGCCAAGGCCCAGGAGCAGCTGCAGAGCGCCGTGGGCAACCTCGGCACCAACTCCGCCATGGCCGCCTTCGAGCGGATGGAGGAGAAGGTGCTGGAGCAGGAGTCGCGCAGCCAGGCGGCGGCCGAGCTGGCCGGTGCCGATCTCGAGAGCCAGTTCGCGGCCCTGCAGGGTGGCAATGACGTGGACGACGAGCTGGCGGCGCTGCGCAACCGACTCGAAGGCGGCGCCTCAGCGGCTGGCCTGCCGCCGGCCGAGGGCCCCATGCCGCAGCTTGAGCCGGTCAAGGTGGCGGAAGTCGATGCCGACCTGGAAGAACTCAAGCGCTCGATCGACAAGCTCTGA
- a CDS encoding co-chaperone YbbN, translating into MPVAEVTDATFAAEVLGAEGAVLVDVWAPWCGPCRLMAPLMDWAASEYDGRLLVGKLEADPNPATRDAQKIQGLPTLILFRDGVEVARHEGAMARPQLKAFLDAHL; encoded by the coding sequence GTGCCCGTTGCCGAGGTCACCGATGCCACTTTTGCAGCGGAGGTACTCGGTGCTGAGGGGGCCGTTCTGGTCGATGTATGGGCCCCCTGGTGCGGGCCCTGTCGCCTGATGGCGCCGCTGATGGACTGGGCCGCCTCCGAATACGACGGCCGTCTGCTGGTGGGCAAGCTGGAGGCCGATCCCAATCCCGCCACCCGCGATGCCCAGAAGATTCAGGGACTGCCCACCTTGATCCTGTTCCGCGACGGCGTCGAAGTGGCGCGCCACGAAGGCGCCATGGCCAGGCCGCAGCTCAAGGCTTTCCTGGATGCCCATCTCTGA
- a CDS encoding aminotransferase class I/II-fold pyridoxal phosphate-dependent enzyme, which yields MPISERLSQLGSGVFARNDSRKADYVARLNREASTAGASLPPLLDLSLGSTDLPPPPAAISAIAAALQRSDSAAYCLHAATLPFREAAAAWAERRFGVAVDPEREVLLLVGSQEGTAHLPLAVLNPGDQALLLDPYYPSHRGGLHLASARPVFLPLDPARNWRPDPEQLSSSQWQALKLMVLGFPHNPTATTGAQDWLDPFVDRALRHDIVLAHDNPYVDLALEGEAPALLRHPGWRRCGIEFFSLSKSWCLGGYRLAFAIGAEWLITALRQLKGVVDFNQSLALQAGAIAALEQEPHWPERLRTVYRERRDRMATALEAAGWPVRRPSMALYLWLALPPAARPRGWDSETFGAALLEATGVALTPGNGFGAAGEGWLRLALVHPSEELEAGAARIGAWLRQL from the coding sequence ATGCCCATCTCTGAGCGTCTGTCGCAGCTGGGCAGCGGTGTCTTCGCCCGCAACGACAGCCGCAAGGCTGACTATGTCGCCCGTCTGAATCGGGAGGCCTCCACAGCAGGCGCATCGCTGCCTCCCCTGCTCGACCTCTCGCTCGGCTCCACTGACCTGCCACCCCCGCCGGCGGCGATCAGCGCGATCGCTGCAGCCCTGCAGCGGTCCGACAGTGCCGCCTATTGCCTGCATGCCGCCACCCTGCCGTTCCGGGAGGCCGCCGCCGCCTGGGCGGAGCGCCGCTTCGGCGTGGCCGTGGATCCGGAGCGTGAAGTGCTCCTGTTGGTCGGTTCCCAGGAAGGCACCGCCCACCTGCCTCTGGCGGTGCTGAATCCAGGGGACCAGGCCCTGCTGCTGGATCCCTATTACCCCTCCCACCGGGGCGGCCTGCACCTGGCCTCGGCCAGACCGGTGTTCCTGCCCCTCGACCCGGCGCGGAACTGGCGGCCGGATCCCGAGCAGCTCTCCTCCAGCCAGTGGCAGGCCCTGAAGTTGATGGTGCTGGGCTTTCCCCACAACCCCACCGCCACCACCGGCGCCCAGGACTGGCTGGATCCCTTCGTGGACCGCGCCCTGCGCCACGACATCGTGCTGGCCCACGACAACCCCTACGTGGATCTGGCGCTTGAGGGGGAGGCGCCGGCCCTGCTCCGCCATCCCGGCTGGCGCCGTTGCGGCATCGAGTTCTTCTCCCTCTCCAAGAGCTGGTGCCTGGGGGGATATCGCCTGGCCTTTGCGATCGGAGCCGAGTGGCTGATCACGGCCCTGCGTCAGCTCAAGGGAGTGGTGGACTTCAACCAGTCCCTGGCGTTGCAGGCCGGGGCAATCGCCGCCCTGGAACAGGAGCCCCACTGGCCCGAGCGCCTGCGAACCGTGTACCGGGAGCGGCGTGATCGCATGGCGACAGCTCTGGAGGCAGCGGGCTGGCCGGTGCGGCGCCCCTCGATGGCCCTTTACCTCTGGCTGGCCCTGCCACCGGCGGCAAGGCCCCGTGGTTGGGATTCCGAGACCTTCGGCGCCGCCCTGCTGGAGGCCACCGGCGTGGCCCTCACCCCCGGCAACGGCTTCGGGGCGGCCGGTGAGGGGTGGCTGCGCCTGGCCCTGGTGCATCCCAGCGAGGAACTGGAGGCCGGTGCTGCTCGCATCGGGGCCTGGTTGCGGCAGTTGTGA
- a CDS encoding biotin--[acetyl-CoA-carboxylase] ligase, producing MSLRARRSPLSAAAVLRARRRLQRSQPDPSAFPDWWLRHRTICASTERELEAWLTAVPPDCARSAAFAPRAVLASRQRFGQGQRGRPWQSPAGGVWLSAALPWALPPPRGAAVGLAVAVGLALELEALGLTVQLKWPNDLLVEGQKIAGLLPRLRLRGEQVRWAQVGVGLNGINPVPPGAISVATALAATQPSWRGSAAARATAPTGLAAHLLRGLEWAATHALAPGRVLREARQRLLLPVAPVLHGGVAWKAVDLSTNGSLVLQRGAERILLQRRF from the coding sequence GTGAGCCTTCGGGCCCGACGCTCGCCCCTCAGTGCCGCCGCCGTGCTGCGGGCCCGCCGGCGGCTGCAGCGCAGCCAGCCTGACCCCTCCGCCTTCCCCGACTGGTGGCTGCGCCATCGAACGATCTGCGCCAGCACCGAGCGGGAACTGGAGGCCTGGCTGACGGCGGTGCCACCCGATTGCGCCAGGTCGGCGGCATTCGCGCCGCGGGCGGTGCTGGCCTCCCGTCAGCGGTTCGGCCAGGGGCAACGGGGACGCCCATGGCAATCTCCAGCCGGGGGAGTGTGGCTCAGTGCCGCCCTGCCCTGGGCACTGCCGCCACCCCGCGGCGCGGCGGTTGGCCTGGCGGTCGCGGTGGGTCTGGCCCTGGAACTCGAGGCCCTGGGCCTGACGGTGCAGCTGAAATGGCCCAACGATCTTCTGGTGGAGGGGCAAAAGATCGCTGGCCTCCTGCCTCGCCTGCGGCTGCGGGGCGAGCAGGTGCGCTGGGCCCAGGTCGGGGTGGGCCTGAATGGCATCAACCCGGTGCCGCCGGGGGCTATTTCTGTGGCGACGGCCCTGGCGGCGACCCAGCCGAGCTGGCGCGGCAGCGCCGCCGCCCGGGCTACCGCTCCTACCGGCCTGGCGGCCCATCTGCTGCGGGGCCTTGAGTGGGCGGCGACCCACGCCCTTGCGCCAGGACGGGTGCTGCGGGAAGCCCGCCAGCGACTGCTGCTTCCAGTGGCGCCGGTGCTACACGGTGGTGTGGCCTGGAAGGCGGTGGATCTGTCGACGAATGGCAGCCTGGTGCTGCAGCGTGGCGCGGAGCGCATCCTCCTGCAACGCCGGTTCTGA
- a CDS encoding M23 family metallopeptidase translates to MLSAKTLIAMVALLPLTAAGLAWGEAISPAEGGSAADLSAPVAPPPQLIAPPSAAAPEPATPPARVLPARPITPQSPNPQIRNPRPITALDPQPLRPDPQATPARAPSRFDASLDALVRQGVVTSAERDRVRSAGSIYPQGLPAHRQACSSGALSAQECRTGLVVRWRGRGPETQVAGLEQGGFARIGGDGQPLPPLTVPVSALLAGPDGSFSLAQVFRVTPRPAPIAGNGNRRLLFPLIGSAVTSSGFGWRLHPLLGNWLMHAGRDLAAPEGTPVVAALSGRVVSSGPAGGYGLAIEVEHDRPRRRSLYGHLSELYVKAGDQVRQGEVIGRVGSTGMSTGPHLHFELRLPQDGGWVAVDPGDLDPGGAAVGSDAIALLMGQLLQTLERPSAQAGPGSSASKAS, encoded by the coding sequence GTGCTCTCCGCCAAGACCCTCATCGCCATGGTGGCGCTGCTGCCCCTGACGGCGGCCGGCCTGGCCTGGGGTGAAGCCATCTCCCCCGCTGAGGGCGGCAGTGCAGCCGATCTCTCAGCACCGGTGGCTCCGCCACCTCAGTTGATCGCTCCGCCATCCGCCGCGGCTCCTGAGCCGGCCACCCCTCCGGCCCGTGTCCTGCCGGCCCGGCCGATCACCCCGCAATCGCCCAATCCCCAGATACGGAATCCGAGGCCGATCACGGCCCTCGATCCCCAGCCGCTGCGCCCCGATCCCCAGGCCACCCCAGCCCGGGCACCCAGCCGCTTCGATGCTTCCCTCGACGCCTTGGTGCGCCAGGGAGTGGTGACCTCTGCCGAGCGGGACAGGGTCCGTTCAGCGGGCTCGATCTATCCCCAGGGGCTGCCGGCCCATCGGCAGGCCTGCAGCAGCGGCGCTCTCTCCGCCCAGGAATGCCGCACCGGCCTGGTGGTGCGGTGGCGCGGTCGTGGTCCCGAAACGCAGGTTGCCGGCCTGGAGCAGGGAGGCTTCGCGCGGATCGGCGGAGATGGCCAGCCGCTGCCGCCTCTCACAGTGCCGGTATCGGCGCTGCTGGCGGGCCCTGACGGCAGCTTCAGTCTGGCCCAGGTCTTCCGTGTCACCCCCCGGCCAGCCCCGATCGCCGGAAACGGCAACCGCCGTCTGCTGTTCCCTCTGATCGGGTCGGCGGTGACCAGCAGTGGCTTCGGCTGGCGACTGCACCCGCTTCTGGGCAACTGGCTGATGCATGCAGGGCGCGATCTTGCTGCACCGGAGGGAACACCAGTGGTGGCGGCTCTTTCCGGCCGGGTGGTGAGCAGTGGTCCTGCCGGCGGCTACGGCCTGGCGATCGAGGTGGAGCACGACCGCCCCCGCCGCCGCTCGCTGTACGGGCATCTGTCCGAGCTCTACGTCAAAGCTGGCGATCAGGTACGGCAGGGTGAGGTGATCGGCCGGGTGGGCAGTACCGGCATGAGCACAGGCCCTCATCTGCATTTCGAGCTGCGCCTTCCCCAGGATGGCGGCTGGGTGGCCGTCGACCCTGGCGACCTTGATCCAGGCGGAGCTGCCGTGGGCAGCGATGCCATTGCCCTGCTGATGGGCCAGCTGCTGCAGACCCTGGAGAGGCCGTCGGCCCAAGCCGGACCGGGTAGTTCCGCCAGCAAGGCGAGCTGA
- a CDS encoding ABC transporter ATP-binding protein — protein MSKIYGVGDQEVRALDDLSLTVNRGDYLAVMGASGSGKSTAMNIIGCLDRPSGGSYRLNGMPVERLDDDQLADLRNRELGFVFQQFHLLPNLSALDNVVLPMVYAGIPTAERSERARHALEQVGLATRMNNRPNQLSGGQQQRVAIARAIINQPALLLADEPTGALDSHTTAEVLDIFDDLHRNGMTVVMVTHEDDVAARAERVVHFRDGHIAD, from the coding sequence GTGAGCAAGATCTACGGGGTCGGTGACCAGGAGGTCCGTGCCCTCGACGACCTCAGCCTCACCGTCAACCGGGGCGATTACCTGGCGGTGATGGGAGCCTCCGGATCCGGGAAAAGCACGGCCATGAACATCATTGGCTGCCTCGACCGCCCCAGCGGCGGCAGTTACCGCCTCAATGGCATGCCGGTGGAGCGGCTCGACGACGACCAGCTGGCCGATCTACGCAACCGCGAGCTCGGCTTTGTGTTTCAGCAGTTCCACCTGCTGCCCAACCTCAGCGCCCTCGACAACGTCGTGCTGCCAATGGTGTACGCGGGAATTCCAACGGCGGAGCGGAGTGAGCGTGCCCGCCATGCCCTGGAGCAGGTGGGACTGGCCACACGGATGAACAACAGGCCCAACCAGCTCTCGGGTGGTCAGCAGCAGCGGGTCGCGATTGCGCGGGCGATCATCAACCAACCGGCCCTGCTCCTGGCCGATGAACCCACCGGGGCGCTCGATTCCCACACCACTGCTGAAGTGCTCGACATCTTCGATGACCTGCATCGCAACGGCATGACCGTCGTGATGGTGACCCACGAGGACGATGTGGCAGCCCGTGCTGAACGGGTGGTGCATTTTCGCGACGGGCATATCGCCGACTGA
- a CDS encoding NAD(P)H-quinone oxidoreductase subunit N, whose amino-acid sequence MFLPGVLPPAVADSASTAAFSPGLSLQLHAGAIAPEAAVLIALLACLLVDLAGEKAASRWVPPLCYAGLGTSLVLLALQWNGPQEPAFLGSFLADNLAIAFRAVVAASTLLSLLLSWRYVEQSGTPVGEYAAILLAATLGAMFLCGATDLVSIFISLETLSVSSYLLSGYMKRDARSSEAALKYLLVGSAAAAVFLYGASLLYGLTGGGTSLTDVAAALQTSASPVTALALVFVLATVAFKIAAVPFHQWTPDVYEGSPTPVVAFLSVGSKAAGFALALRLLVGCFESFDAQWKLLFTVLAVLSMVLGNVVALAQTSMKRMLAYSSIGQAGFVMIGLVCGTEDGFAAMVLYMAAYLFMNLGAFACIILFSLRTGSDRIADYAGLYQKDPLITLGLSLCLLSLGGIPPMLGFFGKIYLFFAGWADHQYLLVVAGLVTSVVSIYYYISVIKMMVVKEPQEASDVVKAYPEISWNLAGLQPLRAALITCLLATAVGGVLSNPLFTWANSTVAGTPILMRAIG is encoded by the coding sequence ATGTTTCTGCCCGGTGTTCTTCCTCCCGCCGTGGCGGACAGTGCCTCGACGGCTGCGTTCTCCCCTGGGCTGAGCCTGCAGCTCCATGCCGGGGCGATCGCGCCGGAAGCGGCTGTGTTGATTGCCCTGCTGGCCTGTCTTCTGGTGGACCTGGCAGGCGAAAAAGCTGCGAGCCGTTGGGTCCCCCCTCTCTGTTACGCAGGTCTCGGCACGTCGCTGGTGCTGCTGGCCCTGCAATGGAATGGTCCGCAGGAGCCTGCGTTCCTCGGATCTTTCCTTGCCGACAACCTAGCGATCGCGTTCCGCGCTGTGGTGGCAGCCTCCACCCTCTTGTCCCTGCTGCTGAGCTGGCGCTACGTGGAACAGAGCGGCACGCCGGTGGGCGAGTACGCCGCCATCCTGCTGGCCGCAACCCTCGGGGCGATGTTCCTGTGTGGCGCCACGGATCTGGTCAGCATCTTCATCTCGCTGGAAACCCTGTCGGTCTCCAGTTATCTGCTGTCGGGCTACATGAAGCGTGACGCCCGCAGTTCCGAAGCAGCGCTGAAATATCTCCTGGTCGGTTCAGCGGCGGCGGCCGTCTTTCTCTACGGCGCCTCGCTTCTTTACGGCCTGACCGGTGGTGGCACCAGCCTCACCGATGTGGCGGCCGCACTGCAGACGAGTGCCTCTCCGGTCACAGCCCTGGCCCTCGTGTTCGTTCTGGCCACGGTGGCCTTCAAGATCGCCGCCGTGCCGTTCCACCAGTGGACACCGGACGTGTACGAAGGATCCCCGACTCCGGTCGTGGCCTTTCTCTCGGTGGGCTCCAAGGCTGCGGGTTTTGCCCTGGCTCTGCGGTTGCTGGTGGGTTGTTTCGAGAGCTTCGATGCCCAGTGGAAGCTTCTCTTCACTGTGCTTGCCGTGCTGAGCATGGTGCTCGGCAATGTGGTAGCTCTGGCCCAGACCTCCATGAAGCGGATGCTGGCCTACAGCTCGATCGGACAGGCCGGTTTTGTGATGATCGGTCTGGTCTGCGGCACCGAAGACGGCTTCGCGGCGATGGTGCTCTATATGGCGGCCTATCTGTTCATGAACCTGGGCGCCTTCGCCTGCATCATCCTCTTCTCGTTGCGTACGGGCAGTGATCGAATTGCCGATTACGCGGGTCTGTATCAGAAGGATCCTCTGATCACTCTCGGCCTCAGCCTCTGTCTGCTGTCGCTGGGCGGCATCCCGCCGATGCTCGGCTTCTTCGGCAAGATCTACCTCTTCTTCGCCGGCTGGGCCGACCACCAGTACCTCCTGGTGGTGGCGGGTCTGGTCACCTCCGTGGTGTCGATTTACTACTACATCTCCGTGATCAAGATGATGGTGGTCAAGGAGCCCCAGGAAGCTTCCGATGTGGTGAAGGCTTATCCAGAGATCAGCTGGAATCTCGCCGGTCTCCAACCGCTCCGTGCCGCCCTGATCACCTGCCTTCTGGCTACCGCCGTGGGCGGTGTGCTCTCCAATCCGCTGTTCACCTGGGCCAACAGCACCGTGGCGGGCACCCCCATTCTCATGCGCGCGATCGGTTGA
- the topA gene encoding type I DNA topoisomerase: MAHTLVIVESPTKARTIRGFLPKDFRVEASMGHVRDLPNNASEIPAAHKGEKWANLGVNTANAFEPLYVVPKDKKKVVKELKEALKGADQLLLATDEDREGESISWHLLQLLGPKVPVKRMVFHEITKEAIGRALDQTRELDMELVHAQETRRILDRLVGYTLSPLLWKKVAWGLSAGRVQSVAVRLLVQRERARRAFRSGSYWDLKAALEQAGSGFEAKLTHLRGERIAGGSDFDETTGAIKAGSTVKLLAEDEARQLQDAVQAATWKVKTVEEKPTVRRPVPPFTTSTLQQEANRKLRLSARETMRAAQGLYERGFITYMRTDSVHLSDQAITAARSCVSEKYGKDYLSPAPRQFSTKARNAQEAHEAIRPAGERFRTPSDTGLDGRDLALYELIWKRTVASQMADARLTMLSVELEVAAGGSLGTANFRAGGKRIDFAGFFRAYVEGSDDPDAALEGQEVLLPALAVGDSPSCKAVEALGHQTQPPARYSEAALVKMLEKEGIGRPSTYASIIGTIVDRGYATQQGNALIPSFTAFAVTGLLEEHFPDLVDTSFTARMENTLDEISHGKVSWLPYLEAFYKGETGLETQVQQREGDIDPGVSRTVELEGLPCVVRIGRFGAYLETKRVSEDGSEELLKATLPQEITPGDLDAEKAELILKQKAEGPESLGEDPETGEAVYLLFGQYGPYVQKGQVSDENPKPKRASLPKGVKPEELSLADALGLLRLPRLLGEHPDGGKVQAGLGRFGPYVVHDKGKGEKDYRSLKAEDDVLTVGLERALELLAMPKRGRGGRTALKDLGTPEGAEEAIQVFDGPYGLYVKQGKVNASLPEGITAETITLEQAVELLGAKAASGKGKGRKTASSKATAAKTGAGKTGTASKTGTPKNAASGTSAAKPAAKKPPATTKTGRLRASAVRVIKAAGS, from the coding sequence GTGGCCCACACCCTGGTCATCGTCGAGAGCCCCACCAAGGCCCGCACGATCCGTGGCTTCCTGCCCAAGGACTTCCGGGTGGAGGCCTCGATGGGTCACGTGCGTGACCTGCCCAACAACGCCAGCGAGATCCCGGCGGCCCACAAGGGCGAGAAGTGGGCCAATCTGGGGGTCAACACGGCCAATGCCTTCGAACCGCTCTACGTGGTGCCGAAGGACAAGAAAAAGGTGGTGAAGGAGCTCAAGGAGGCCCTCAAGGGCGCCGATCAGTTGCTGCTGGCCACCGACGAAGACCGGGAAGGCGAGAGCATCAGCTGGCATCTGCTGCAGCTGCTCGGCCCCAAGGTGCCGGTCAAGAGGATGGTGTTCCACGAGATCACCAAGGAGGCGATCGGCCGGGCCCTGGACCAGACCCGCGAGCTCGACATGGAGCTGGTGCACGCCCAGGAAACGCGGCGCATCCTGGATCGGCTGGTCGGTTACACCCTCTCCCCCCTCCTGTGGAAGAAGGTGGCCTGGGGCCTGTCGGCCGGACGCGTTCAGTCGGTTGCGGTGCGCCTCCTGGTGCAACGCGAGCGAGCGCGGCGGGCCTTCCGCAGTGGCAGCTACTGGGACCTCAAGGCCGCTCTGGAACAGGCCGGCAGTGGCTTCGAGGCCAAACTCACCCATCTGCGCGGCGAAAGGATCGCCGGCGGCAGTGACTTCGACGAAACCACCGGCGCGATCAAGGCTGGCAGCACCGTGAAGCTGCTGGCCGAGGACGAAGCCCGCCAGCTCCAGGACGCCGTGCAGGCCGCCACCTGGAAGGTGAAGACGGTGGAGGAGAAACCCACGGTGCGCAGACCCGTGCCCCCCTTCACCACCAGCACCCTGCAGCAGGAAGCGAACCGCAAGCTGCGGTTGTCGGCCCGCGAGACCATGCGCGCCGCCCAGGGCCTCTACGAACGGGGCTTCATCACCTACATGCGCACCGACTCGGTGCACCTCAGTGATCAGGCCATCACCGCCGCCCGCAGCTGCGTCAGCGAGAAATATGGCAAGGACTACCTCAGCCCGGCACCGCGGCAGTTCAGCACCAAGGCCCGCAACGCCCAGGAGGCCCACGAGGCGATCCGGCCTGCCGGCGAACGATTCCGCACCCCCAGCGACACCGGCCTGGACGGCCGCGATCTGGCTCTCTACGAGCTGATCTGGAAACGCACGGTGGCCAGCCAGATGGCCGATGCCCGCCTGACGATGCTGAGCGTGGAACTGGAAGTGGCTGCCGGCGGCAGCCTCGGCACCGCCAACTTCCGCGCCGGTGGCAAGCGGATCGACTTCGCCGGATTCTTCCGGGCCTACGTGGAGGGATCCGACGATCCCGATGCCGCCCTGGAGGGCCAGGAAGTGCTGCTACCCGCCCTGGCGGTGGGGGACAGCCCGTCCTGCAAGGCCGTGGAGGCACTCGGCCACCAGACCCAGCCCCCCGCCCGCTACAGCGAAGCGGCCCTGGTGAAGATGCTTGAGAAGGAGGGCATCGGTCGACCCTCCACCTACGCCTCGATCATCGGCACGATCGTGGACCGGGGCTATGCCACTCAGCAGGGCAACGCCCTGATTCCCAGTTTCACCGCCTTCGCCGTGACCGGACTCCTGGAGGAGCACTTTCCGGATCTGGTGGACACGAGTTTCACCGCCCGCATGGAGAACACCCTCGATGAGATCTCCCACGGCAAGGTGTCCTGGCTGCCGTATCTCGAGGCTTTCTACAAGGGCGAAACCGGCCTCGAAACCCAGGTGCAGCAGAGGGAGGGGGACATCGACCCCGGCGTCTCGCGCACGGTGGAGCTGGAGGGCCTGCCCTGCGTGGTGAGGATCGGCCGCTTCGGCGCCTACCTCGAAACCAAGCGCGTCAGCGAAGACGGCAGCGAAGAGCTGCTCAAGGCAACCCTGCCCCAGGAGATCACCCCCGGTGATCTCGATGCGGAAAAGGCCGAGCTGATCCTCAAGCAGAAGGCTGAGGGGCCCGAATCCCTCGGGGAGGATCCTGAAACCGGAGAAGCGGTCTATCTGCTGTTCGGCCAGTACGGCCCCTATGTGCAGAAGGGCCAGGTCAGCGACGAGAACCCCAAGCCCAAACGGGCCTCCCTGCCCAAGGGTGTCAAGCCTGAGGAGCTCAGCCTCGCCGATGCCCTGGGCCTGCTGCGGTTACCGCGGCTGCTGGGAGAGCATCCCGATGGCGGCAAGGTGCAGGCGGGTCTGGGACGCTTCGGTCCGTACGTGGTGCACGACAAGGGCAAGGGGGAAAAGGACTACCGCTCCCTCAAGGCCGAAGACGATGTGCTCACCGTGGGTCTGGAGCGGGCCCTGGAGCTGCTGGCCATGCCCAAGCGCGGCCGCGGTGGCCGCACGGCGCTCAAGGATCTGGGCACGCCCGAGGGCGCCGAGGAGGCCATCCAGGTGTTCGATGGGCCCTATGGCCTCTATGTGAAGCAGGGCAAGGTGAATGCCTCCCTGCCGGAAGGCATCACCGCCGAGACGATCACCCTGGAGCAGGCCGTGGAGCTGCTGGGGGCCAAGGCGGCCAGCGGCAAGGGCAAGGGCCGCAAGACCGCTTCCTCGAAAGCAACTGCGGCCAAGACCGGTGCCGGCAAGACAGGCACCGCTTCCAAAACCGGAACCCCCAAGAATGCAGCCAGCGGCACCTCCGCAGCCAAACCAGCGGCGAAAAAGCCCCCCGCCACCACCAAGACCGGTCGCCTGCGGGCCAGTGCCGTGCGAGTGATCAAGGCGGCCGGCAGTTGA